The nucleotide window GGGGGCATCGTGAGCCCAACCGCGAAAGAGGGGGCCGACGCCGTCGTCGGATCGGGTGCCCCGCCTTTGATCGAGGCGCGGCGCCTGACCCGCGTGCTGCCCGGCACGGTGCCGGTGACCTTGGTGCGCGAGATCGACCTGACGATCCGCGCCGGCGAGTTCGTGGCGATCACCGGGCCGTCCGGCTCGGGCAAGTCGTCGCTGCTCTATCTGCTGGGCCTGCTCGACAGCCCGACCGAGGGCGAAGTACTGATCGAGGGCGAGCCGACGCATCTCCTGTCGGAACGCCGGCGGGCGGCGATCCGCCTGTCGACGCTGGGCTTCGTCTTCCAGTTCCATTTCCTGCTGCCGGAATTCTCCGTCACCGACAACGTGATGATCCCCATGCGCAAGCGCGCCCTGTTGCCCGCGCGCGAGATGCGCGAGCGGGCAAGGGGGCTTTTGGCCGATCTCGGCCTCGGCGATCATCTGGACAAGCGGCCGGACCAGCTGTCCGGCGGCCAGCGCCAGCGGGTGGCGGTGGCGCGCGCACTGGCCAACGAGCCGCCCGCGATCCTGGCCGACGAGCCGACCGGCAGCCTCGACAGCCGCTCGTCGGACCAGGTCTTCGATATCCTGCGGGCGCTGGTCGACGACCACGGCAAGACGGTCGTCGCCGTCACCCACGACCTCGACATGGCCGCGCGCATGGACCGCCGGCTGCACCTGGTGGACGGGATGCTTGCCGACCCGTGAGGGCGAAGGGGGAGGCGAAGGAGGCTCAGCCGGCGACGACGTCGTAACCTGCCGCCTCGATCGTCTCGACGATCCGCTCGCGGGGCAGTTGCGTCTGGATACGGGCCGTGCCGCTGGCAAGGTCGATCTCGGCGCTGGCCGCCGGGTCCGCAGCCGCGAGCGCCTTCTTCACCGAGGCGACGCAGCCGTTGCAGGTCATGCCGTCTATCTTCACTTCGATCATGGTCGTGCGCTTTCCTTCCTGCCGCCGATGGCGGGCGTGACTGTCATTCCCTGAAAGAATGGGGCTTCCAGCAAGGGGAAGGTCAAGGGGGAGGTTGCCGGCCGAAAGCTGCCTGGCCGCGACACTTTCCTCGCTCCTCCGGGGGCTTGGGGCTGGAGACTCGGAAGAATCGTCGTATTCAGTTGCTATTCGAGGTAGGTTTGATTCGGCTTCGGCGGAAGCACGGACTTGGCCGGACGAGCATGGCACGCGCGACAAGCATTTTCATTTTCCTCTGTATGGGGGTGATCGCGGCCTCCGTCGCTGCGATCATGATGTTCCAGTTCGCCCGCCCTGCGGGCGAGGCGGTGACGCTCGGCCTGTCGCTCCTGTGCACCATGATCGTCGTTCATCTGGTCTTCGCCCGTCAGCGCGACCGCGGCGACATCGCCGAGAAGGTCGCCGCGCTCGAGGAGCGCGTGCTCGAGGTCGACGAGGACGTCAGCAACATCGAGGGCCGGCTGACCGGCATGGAGACCAACCTGCCGCGCCGCACCCGTGAGGAGATCGATCCGCTCTTCGCCGAGGTGGAGGTGCTGGGCAGCCTCATCAAGCAGATGGCCGAGGCCATGGCCGGCATGGAAGACCGCATCGACGAGCAGGACGCGCGCCAGATCGCGCCGCCCCCGCCGCAGGAGCGCTTCGCCGCCTACGAGGAGCCGCGCGCGCTCGGCTACAGCCAGCCGACCGGCGCCGGGTATCCGGCACAGCCGGGCCCGGCATATGCGGCTCAGGCTCCCGATCGCGCCCCCGCTTACGGCCATGCACAACCAGCCCAGGCACCGCACGGCTATGCGCAGCCGCAGCACGGCGGCGACGCCCCGGCGGTGCGCGGCCCCGCGCCCGGCGAGGGGCCGCACGGCAGCCGCGCTCAGGAGAGCCAGCGTTCGCCGGCCATGGCGCGCGCGCGGGAGGACGCAAGGCCCGATCCCGAGCTGCGCCGGGTCATCCAGGACGCGCTCGACAACAACCGGGTCGATCTGTTCCTGCAGCCCATCGTGACGCTGCCGCAGCGCCAGGTCCGCGACTACGAGGCGCTGACCCGCATTCGCGATGCGCAGAACAACTATCTCGAGCCGGTCGATTTCATCGCCGAGGCGACGCGCGCGCGGATGATGCCGGCCATCGACAACCTGATGCTGTTCCGCGCCATCCAGGTGCTGCGCCGCCTGTCGAGCCGCAATCGCCGCTCCGGTCTCTTCGTCAACCTGTCGATCCAGACGCTGGTGGACGAGCGTTTCTTCCCCGGCTTCCTCGACTTCCTGCGCGCCAACGAGGGGTTTTCGGGCCTCCTGACCTTCGAGTTCACCCAGAGCGACGTCAACGAGATGGGCGCGCTGGAGCTGGAGAGCCTCGCCGCGCTGCACGAGCTCGGCTACCGCTTCTCCATGGACCGGGTTCGCGACCTGAAGATGGACTTCAAGGTCCTGTCGGATCGCGGCTTCCGCTACATGAAGCTGCATGCCAGCCGCCTGATCGGCAACGAGCACATGCCGGCCAGCCACATTCACCCGGCCGATCTCGGCGACCTGCTGCGCCGCTACGCGATGGAGCTGATCGTCGACCACGTCGAGACCGAGGCCCAGGTGCTGGAGGTGCTCGACTACGACGCCCGCATCGGCCAGGGCTATCTGTTCTCGCCGCCGCGCCCGGTCCGTCCGGAAGTGCTGCAGGCGCGCCCGCCGCAACGCGGCCTGCGCCGCGCCGCCGAGTAGGTCGGCTCTCTCTTCGCACCGTCGAAAAGCAAAGGCCCCGCCGGAACCGATCCGGCGGGGCCTTTTCATGTCTTGCGAAGGGAGGACGAGAGTGCTGTCTCAGCTCTTCTCCGGTCCCACCGTGACCACCAGCGGGTCGACACCCTTGAGCATGCGTGCGGCGACGGCGCGCACCTGCTCCAGCGTCACCGCCTCGATCAGGGTGTTGCGCTCATCGATATAGTCGCGACCGAGGCCTTCGACCTGCAGGCCCAGCAACTGGTCGGCGATCTTGTCCGAGGTATCGAAGCGCAGCGCATAGGAGCCGGTGAGATAGGCCTTGGCCTTGGCCAGTTCCTCCGCGCTCGGTCCCTTGTCGGCCATTCGCGCCATCTGCGCGCGGATCACCTCGACGGACTCGTCGGCGCGGTCGGAGCGGGTTCCGGTCACGGCCATCCACATGCCGGCATGCTGGTAGGGCACCAGGTAGGAGCCGACGGAATAGGCAAGGCCGCGCTTCTCGCGCACTTCCTCGAACAGCCAGGACGAAAACACGCCGCCACCGAGGATGTGGTTCATCACGAAGGCCGGGATGAAGTCCGGGTCGTCGCGCTTCAACCCCGGCAGGCCGATGCGGATGGCGGTCTGCGGCACGTCGAGCGCCACATGCTCCATCTTGCCGGTCGCCATGGTGACATCGGACACCTGGGTCAGCGTTCCGGTCTCCGGCAGCGTGCCGAAGACGCTGTCGAGCAGCGGCGCCAGGCGTTCGGCGTTGATCGCGCCGACGACGGCGATCTTCAGTCCCTTGCGGGCGAAGATGTTGCCATGCAGCTGCTTCAGGTCCTGCGGCGAAAGCGCGGCAACGCTCTCCTCCGTGCCGCGCGCGGCCCGGCCATAGGTGTGGTCCGGATAGGCGAGCTCGGCCCAGCGGCGCCCGGCGATGGCATCGGGGTCCTTGGCCTCGCTGCGCAGGCCGGCGATGATCTGCCGCTTCATCCGCGCCACGGGCTCATCGTCGAAGCGCGGGGAGGAGACCGCAAGACGCAGCAGTTCGAAGGCATCGTCGACATTCGGCGTCAGCGTGCGCATCGAGCCATAGAAATTGTCGCGGCCGGCATCGAAGCCCATGCGCACCGAAAGGTCCTCCAGACGGGTCTGGAAGGCTTGCGAATCCAGCTCGCCCGCACCTTCGTCAAGGGTGGAGGAGAGCAGGTTGGCCAGCCCCTCCTGCCCCTTGGGGTCCTGCGAGGCGCCGCCTTCGAAGGCGAACTTGATGGCGACGATCGGCACCGTGTCGTCTTCCACCAGCCAGGCGGTCAGCCCGCCGGGCGTGGTGATCTCCTGGATCTCCATCGCAGCGAGCGGACGCGGGGTGGCGGCAACGGCGGAGACGACGAGGGCGAAGGCGAGAAGCCCGCGGCCGAGGGCGGTGAGAAGGGTCAAGGGCGAGGTTCCGTGCGAAGATGCGGGAGCGGCGGCGAGACGGCGGCTCATTGCTGGACCTCCTGCGCAGCTGCCGGCTCCTGCGGGGCGCTGTCGGCGGGTGCGGCTGCAGCCTGCTGGGGCCCTCGCAGATAGGCGGTCACGGGCAGGGAGGCCAGATGCGCGGCGGCCGCCGCCTTCACGTCGTCTGCCGTGATCGCGGCGATGGTCGAGGGCCAGTTGCGGATTTCCTCGATGGTACCGCCGGTGGTCAGCGAGGCACCGAAGATCCGCGCCAGCGTCGACTGGCTGTCCTGTGCATAGAGCGCGGAGGACAGGAGGCTCTTCTTCGCCCGCTCCAGCTCTTCGGCGGTGATGCCGTCGCTCGCCACGCGCTGCAGCACGTCGAGCGAGGCCTTGCCCAGATCCTCCAGGCCGGTGCCGTCCGCCGGCACTGCGTAGATCATGAAAGTGCTGTCGTCGAGCGCGCCGGAATTGTACCAGCTGCCGGCCGAGGAGGCGACGCCCCGGTCGATCACCAGCTCCCGGTAAAGGCGGCTCGTGCTGCCGCCGCCGAGCACTTCCGACAGGAGCTGCAGTGCGGCAGCCCCATTGCCATCGGCGGTGTTGTAGCTCGGCACGACCCAGGCCTTGCGCATGTTCGGCTGGTTGACGCGCGGGTCCGAATAGGAGACCTCGCGCGAGCCGGGCAGGACCTGCGCCTTGGCGCGCTCGCGTGCACCCGGCTCGGCGCGCCGCGGCACCTTGCCGTAGGTCTCCTCGGCAAGCTTGCGCACCTCGTCGGCGGTCACGTCGCCGGCAACGACCAGGATGGCGTTGTTCGGCGTGTAGAAGCGGTCGTAGAAGGCGATGGCGTCCTGGCGGTCGAGCGCCGAGATCTCGTCCGGCCAGCCGATCACAGGCGTGCCGTAGGGGTGGTTGACGAACAGCATGCTGTCCAGCGTCTCGCTGAGCATCGAGCCGGGGTCGCTGTCGACGCGCTGGCGGCGCTCCTCCAGCACGACGTCGCGCTCCGGCAGAACCACCTCGTCGCTGAGCACGAGATTCTGCATGCGGTCGGCTTCCATCTCCATCATCTCGCCGAGATGCTCGCGCGCCACGCGCTGGAAATAGGCGGTGTAGTCCTGCGAGGTGAAGGCGTTCTCCTGGCCG belongs to Stappia indica and includes:
- a CDS encoding ABC transporter ATP-binding protein, giving the protein MSPTAKEGADAVVGSGAPPLIEARRLTRVLPGTVPVTLVREIDLTIRAGEFVAITGPSGSGKSSLLYLLGLLDSPTEGEVLIEGEPTHLLSERRRAAIRLSTLGFVFQFHFLLPEFSVTDNVMIPMRKRALLPAREMRERARGLLADLGLGDHLDKRPDQLSGGQRQRVAVARALANEPPAILADEPTGSLDSRSSDQVFDILRALVDDHGKTVVAVTHDLDMAARMDRRLHLVDGMLADP
- a CDS encoding heavy-metal-associated domain-containing protein — translated: MIEVKIDGMTCNGCVASVKKALAAADPAASAEIDLASGTARIQTQLPRERIVETIEAAGYDVVAG
- a CDS encoding EAL domain-containing protein, with translation MARATSIFIFLCMGVIAASVAAIMMFQFARPAGEAVTLGLSLLCTMIVVHLVFARQRDRGDIAEKVAALEERVLEVDEDVSNIEGRLTGMETNLPRRTREEIDPLFAEVEVLGSLIKQMAEAMAGMEDRIDEQDARQIAPPPPQERFAAYEEPRALGYSQPTGAGYPAQPGPAYAAQAPDRAPAYGHAQPAQAPHGYAQPQHGGDAPAVRGPAPGEGPHGSRAQESQRSPAMARAREDARPDPELRRVIQDALDNNRVDLFLQPIVTLPQRQVRDYEALTRIRDAQNNYLEPVDFIAEATRARMMPAIDNLMLFRAIQVLRRLSSRNRRSGLFVNLSIQTLVDERFFPGFLDFLRANEGFSGLLTFEFTQSDVNEMGALELESLAALHELGYRFSMDRVRDLKMDFKVLSDRGFRYMKLHASRLIGNEHMPASHIHPADLGDLLRRYAMELIVDHVETEAQVLEVLDYDARIGQGYLFSPPRPVRPEVLQARPPQRGLRRAAE
- a CDS encoding M16 family metallopeptidase; this encodes MSRRLAAAPASSHGTSPLTLLTALGRGLLAFALVVSAVAATPRPLAAMEIQEITTPGGLTAWLVEDDTVPIVAIKFAFEGGASQDPKGQEGLANLLSSTLDEGAGELDSQAFQTRLEDLSVRMGFDAGRDNFYGSMRTLTPNVDDAFELLRLAVSSPRFDDEPVARMKRQIIAGLRSEAKDPDAIAGRRWAELAYPDHTYGRAARGTEESVAALSPQDLKQLHGNIFARKGLKIAVVGAINAERLAPLLDSVFGTLPETGTLTQVSDVTMATGKMEHVALDVPQTAIRIGLPGLKRDDPDFIPAFVMNHILGGGVFSSWLFEEVREKRGLAYSVGSYLVPYQHAGMWMAVTGTRSDRADESVEVIRAQMARMADKGPSAEELAKAKAYLTGSYALRFDTSDKIADQLLGLQVEGLGRDYIDERNTLIEAVTLEQVRAVAARMLKGVDPLVVTVGPEKS
- a CDS encoding M16 family metallopeptidase, with protein sequence MSPLSGQTRHILQDTPLARRLLRGVSLCAGTLAIAAVLAVGPLAGSSARAEATQAADAAAFADIRIGGDMSAFTLDNGLEVVVIPDRRAPVVTHMVWYKVGAADEPEGMSGIAHFLEHLMFKGTKAHPGNTFSQRIAEIGGQENAFTSQDYTAYFQRVAREHLGEMMEMEADRMQNLVLSDEVVLPERDVVLEERRQRVDSDPGSMLSETLDSMLFVNHPYGTPVIGWPDEISALDRQDAIAFYDRFYTPNNAILVVAGDVTADEVRKLAEETYGKVPRRAEPGARERAKAQVLPGSREVSYSDPRVNQPNMRKAWVVPSYNTADGNGAAALQLLSEVLGGGSTSRLYRELVIDRGVASSAGSWYNSGALDDSTFMIYAVPADGTGLEDLGKASLDVLQRVASDGITAEELERAKKSLLSSALYAQDSQSTLARIFGASLTTGGTIEEIRNWPSTIAAITADDVKAAAAAHLASLPVTAYLRGPQQAAAAPADSAPQEPAAAQEVQQ